From Mauremys mutica isolate MM-2020 ecotype Southern chromosome 17, ASM2049712v1, whole genome shotgun sequence, one genomic window encodes:
- the LORICRIN gene encoding loricrin: MCSHQKKQDCYEIPAQAGGSSSYGVGGGSSCCSSEESCQKIIIAGGDSGVSSSGSGGSYGCSVGGGSGGGSGGSGQKIIIAGSGSGGSFGSCTGGGSGSGSGGSGQKIIIAGGGSGGSFGSCTGGESGSGSGGSGQKIIIAGGESGGSYGCSVGGGSGGGSGGSGQKIIIAGGGSGGSFGGCTGGGSGSGSGGSGQKIIIAGGESGGSYGCSVGGGSGGGSGGSGQKIIIAGGGSGGSSGGCTGGGSGGGESGGSYGSCTGGGSGSGSGGSGQKIIIAGGGSGGSSGGCTGGGSGGGSGGSYGCTGGGSGGGSGGSGQKIIIAGGGSGGSSGGCTGGGPGYGAGGSAGCCSGGSDDFGSGGSLQSTQRKCPVVIPCMEQQQTKQPCQWPPNLTK, encoded by the exons ATGTGTTCGCATCAAAAGAAACAGGACTGCTATGAGatcccagctcaggctggaggATCCTCGAGCtatggtgttggagggggctcgtCGTGCTGCAGCTCCGAGGAGTCCTGCCAGAAGATTATAATCGCCGGGGGTGACAGTGGAGTCTCAAGCAGTGGCAGTGGGGGATCGTACGGCTGCAGTGTTGGAGGGGGATCAGGCGGTGGGAGCGGGGGATCAGGGCAAAAGATTATCATTGCAGGCAGTGGCAGTGGGGGCTCGTTCGGCAGCTGCACTGGAGGGGGGTCAGGCAGTGGGAGTGGGGGATCAGGGCAAAAGATTATCATCGCAGGCGGTGGCAGTGGGGGCTCGTTCGGCAGCTGCACTGGAGGGGAGTCAGGCAGTGGGAGTGGGGGATCAGGGCAAAAGATTATCATTGCAGGCGGTGAGAGCGGGGGATCATACGGCTGCAGTGTTGGAGGGGGATCAGGTGGTGGGAGCGGGGGATCAGGGCAAAAGATTATCATTGCAGGCGGTGGCAGTGGGGGCTCGTTCGGCGGCTGCACTGGAGGGGGGTCAGGCAGTGGGAGTGGGGGATCAGGGCAAAAGATTATCATTGCAGGCGGTGAGAGCGGGGGATCGTACGGCTGCAGTGTTGGAGGGGGATCAGGTGGTGGGAGCGGGGGATCAGGGCAAAAGATTATCATTGCAGGCGGTGGCAGTGGGGGCTCGTCCGGCGGCTGCACTGGAGGGGGATCAGGCG GCGGTGAGAGCGGGGGATCATACGGAAGCTGCACTGGAGGGGGATCAGGCAGTGGGAGTGGGGGATCAGGGCAAAAGATCATCATCGCAGGCGGTGGCAGTGGGGGCTCGTCTGGCGGCTGCACTGGAGGGGGATCAGGCGGTGGGAGCGGGGGATCGTACGGCTGCACTGGAGGGGGATCAGGTGGTGGGAGCGGGGGATCAGGGCAAAAGATTATCATCGCAGGCGGTGGCAGTGGGGGCTCGTCCGGCGGCTGCACTGGAGGGGGACCCGGCTACGGCGCTGGAGGCTCAGCTGGCTGTTGCAGTGGTGGCTCAGATGACTTCGGCAGTGGAGGTTCCCTGCAGTCGACGCAGCGGAAATGCCCCGTTGTGATCCCATGCATGGAGCAGCAGCAGACCAAGCAGCCCTGCCAGTGGCCCCCAAACCTGACGAAGTAA